The sequence AGATCCTAAGTGTCTATGATTTCACTAACTTTTATTTTCTCAACTTGTATTTTAGATGCCtaatttttctgtttttatCGATTTTGTTGCTACCTCTGGGATTCgccctgacaatttcatctcgctGTACTAGTGTGGTATGTCAACCTAATCTCATGTGCTAGGATTTACATTGCGTTTGACTTCTAAGTAGTTCACACCTGTGACATTAGCAGCGATTTTCTTATTTCCACCTCTTCAAATGACGTGTTCGCTACTAATTTTAATAAACGTATATACTCTCTTTGTTGATCGTTAGACGTGTTTGTTTGATTACCTTTTGTCGATATAACATAAAAGTTGTGTTGTATACTATTTCTGTTGCAGTATTATGTCTGGCATTTCACGAGTTGGCAAACTATTACTACCACGTACTGCTTTATTGTTATGTGATATACAGGAAAAATTTCGTCCAACTATTAGTCATTTTGATGCAATTGTCGAAACGTCTAGTCGGATGTTAACAGCTGCTCGAATGCTAGGAATGCGCATTGTAGTCACTGAAATGTACCCTAAAGGTGTGTTTTGGGAAGAATAGTATTCTAGCATGTTTTTAAAGTGTGGTTTATATTCTTGTAagatattttgtataaaaagCGTTAACTGTAACACCTCGATTTATTCGTATTTGAGGTATTTCTTTGTTCTGTATTGGGATGTCTGTTGGTTTAAGCTTGCACGAAACCATATAGATTTGTGTTTTTTGGCCATATTCTGGGAATTATCCTCTGTTAGAACAATGATCGACATAATCTTCgtatatttacaaaatagtcttCTTGTGTAATCCtggtgcccccaaatgctctggtacggccgaggatggggagagtcagctctccctctcgaaatgctcttacatggccacgcgtatacagccactgtcagaaAAGTCCTACTCGCAGagcgggtgttgtttacgaaattgagagaacgaaaagccaATGTCCGGTGCCTTAACTGGGGTAGTGaacacggaggatccacctaggggagttgaaaaccctgattccaaaccaatggggcaaatgggctccagtatcccgaaggaataaatggcgtataaatcaatcgttggtcaccggctaccatgggaaagtacctcctgacattgctccactacCCCATGAatcagacctctaggtcaaaggctccgggtgtggctccctaagaaaatcacctgcttcggtttgggcacccgggcagtatcatagcccacacaccaGTCAAGAgacttgtgtggcgtatatgtattttgTGCCCCTTCGCactaatatttgtgttcaaataaataaatatataaataataaacctgGTGACATTTTTGTGGGTGTTTCAGCGAAGTGGTAAATTGAAAATCTGTCTTAGTGGTGTTATAATTCAAGATAACAGTTGCGTCTCGTAAAATTAATTGTCATTTATCATTGTTCTTTGGAACTTGCATAACCTGAACTCTATTAAAAATGTATTACATATGTTGATAAAAAGCATCTTAAAATGGGAGTACAGTGATTATATTATCGCTGCATCTAAACTAATTCCCCTCAATGACTGATAAAGCTTACGCCTTTTTATTTGACATGGTAGAAACATTCGGAATTACTAGGTAGTTCAGCGACGATGATTGTTTCAAACGTTCACAAACAAATTGAAACCAAACGTGAGGaagttttacataaataaaccaTTTAAAAATCTAAGTAGAAAATGTCACCCAACAAACAAAACCAATATTAGTGTATAATTTCAAGTTGTCAAATTCTACAAGCGAGATAAGAAAGAATAAACCAAACAAAAACTGATGACAAAAATAGCGCTTATAGTATATAGTTCAGATAATAACGAGGTTTTTTCCATAAACGTACTTCCCTTTATCATATTAAAGAGGGTAAGAACAAAAATTTGAGCTCAATAGCACGAACTCCTCTTATTTCGTTTGGTTCTCCTCAGCTGATTACAACTTGTGATATTTACAACCACTTGCGGAATGGGTTCACATTATGTTGTTGATTTAGATCACACATCAGTATTCTATACCAAGGGTGTAAAATTTTACAGACTAAACAAAATattgtaagtatatatatatatatatatatatatatatatatatatatatatcatgtggAAGAAAATTTCACAAAGTTGATAGTAGTAAAAGTCCAGACGTTTAGTAATTGTGCTGTTTAAATTAGTTCTTTCTCTTGTTCAGTCAGAAATCCTATACATTCGTCACATGTTTGGGACAAAGAGTTAGACACAATATATTGTCTACTTAATCTAACCTGTTTGGGTTTCCTAAGGTTACAATTACTTTGGGCAATATACTTGTTATGCTTTGCACTGGAATGTAAAGATCTAGTGATAACACTAATCAGTAGACGTATATAATGCGATTATTATTGACCGCGTAAACTTATACAACAACAAATCATTGGACTTTTAAGTGAGAAAATAAGACTGGTTTTTACAACAGAACTTTTATTGTTCTATAAAAGTCTACATATAGGTAATGATAACTGTTTACATGATCTTGAAAAGTAGGTAGTAAAATATTATATTGAAAGTAATAGCTAAACTTATGTTTTTCCAACGATAGTGCTGTTCAGTACATCCTTTATGAAGTTTACTATTAAAATACTTTGGAAACCCTTTCGTTATTCAGGTTTAGGTCCTACCGTCAAAGAGTTAGGAGATTTAAGTGGTATTCCCATCATTTCAAAGAGATCATTTTCTATGCTAACAGATGAAGTAGCCAATGTTTTGGAGCtgggaaaacaaatcaattcTGTTTTATTATGTGGTATTGAGACACATGTTTGTGTTCAGTCAACTGCATTAGATTTAATTGAACGGGGAATACAAGTTCATTGTATTGTAGATGCTGTATCTTCACGAAATATAGTTGACAGGTAACTAATCTGTTTATATCATATTAATGTACAAGATGTTTTACACTTATGTAACAGATAATTATCTTATACATTCGACCGTAATTAAGTTTATGTAATAAACCATCTAAAGCTGAATAGATACCGCAATTTTATAAGAACCAACAATTTAAAAAAGATTACTAATGAAGCCTCTTTTTAATCATAGAGCCTAGGAGTTTTAAAATATCACTTAAAATCGATTTCTATGATAGCTGAAACCATTAATTCGTTGAAAAGTCCGTGCTTCTGTCGTTAGACTATCTCAGTTTGATATCAGCtggataattatttaaaataaggaAGTATGAGACGGTTGTCTCGTTCTATTCAGTAATATAGACCCTCCTCTTCAGTCAGAgtgaaaatcaatattttgaGTTCTCGATTTGACTACTCTAGCTTTAGGCAATAATTCAGAGTTCAGTAAATATTTAAGGGAGGATATCCTCAttcagtcattagtgagttactatcgtTTCACTGATGATTTAATTGActtttttcttttgatttatattGGTAACAATTGTCTTATTTCACAATTTCATCTCCGGTATTGGTGTAGTTAAGGCAAGAATCTCTTAATAAGAACTTTGAATTATTTTGAGCTAAATCACTGATAGGGTTTTTGATGACTATTAAAATCTAAAATGTTACTAAATCATCAGAATGTCATAGGATTAGTTTAAACCATAATTTAAAGACTTAATCAGTTACTTTTATTTTTGTAGCATCGTTTAATCTTTATGCACCCTTATCCTACATTTAAGTGGCTAGAAGTTGGGTTCTCCAACCACTAAGTCGTCTCACACTGTGCTCAATATAATTCTCATTCCATCATACCAGCCTAGATTTATGAATATAAACTCATGAGATTATATTGCCTGATTAATACACTGGGCCAGTTAGATAGAAGCTAAATAGTCAATGAAAGATGCTGACAAACTCACACTATCGGTCAAGATTAGGGTTGACTTTCTAATGTATTAGGAATACGCTAATAGTTGAAAAATTATCGCTTAGTTTTCTGAGGGATATGTATCTATGTTTATGAATTAGTTCGTGCATGTACTTCCGATTTAGTTGGTCAATAGAAATCTTTCTACTTACTCAAGTAGCTGATTTGAGAACTCATTTAGGAAGCGTACATATCATTAGTAGTCTCGACGAACCGCAAAATGTTGCACTACTGTATTCCAATATTTAGCCTAATATTTCAACTATATTTTGTCTTGTTTCTTAAATATCATGATACAACAAAATGAAATTCACTGGAAATCTATTTTAATTTCTCATACTTTGTATACATGTATTGTAGAATGTTTGGATTTCAACGAATGAGTCAATCAGGTGTCTATTTGACTACATGTGAATCAGCCTTATTAACTATACTCTGTGGTTCTGATCATCCTCAATTTCGTGATGTTCAAAAGATTATTTTAAAGCCTAGCTCGGATAGCGGTTTATTAACTGGATTCAATACACCAAAAATTAGCTAAATACTTAAAAGTGGATCTGTTTTTCATACATCTCTATACAATTTTGTTCTATATTTTtcttatatattcaaatataaatCTTAATAATCTTTGTTAAAACTaagtttaattttaataattttcatattgtATACTCGGATCTATAATTGAACTactgaataaaattttaattttgcTAGTTAGTAGTATTTTTTTTTACCAAAAATAAATCAAGCTATTTATTTTACCGTGTCTATTTCAAATGTAACCAGAGTTTAATCTGCAAACTGGTCTTCTTATTTGTTAATATTACATCAGTAAATCATATTTCTTTATCATTGaatatataaactaattaataAAACTTCAATTAGAATGAATAATGTGCATAACTTAGTTTAACGAGAGAAAAAAAGTTTTTATACCTTACTGAAGCAAATCATTCCTATAATATTCTTGTTATTAagtaagaaaaagagaattcagggAAGAAacttttcttttcgacgaaatcatttacttaagttgtacattcgtatatatagttatatggaaaaatatatcagaaggggttttgtagacattttagtaatttcaatagttgaattcacgagtcaattgaagctagaccaccatcaagacaatagtgtacggtggcgcaacttcgtggattggttgaagtttgacattaacatcgttggatgccgccttagtggtctaatggttaagcgctcgcgcgcgagtctgataggtcctgggttcgaatctcgcggggagcgggatcgtaggtgcacactgctgaggagtcccatgctatgacaaaacggccgttcagtgtttccaggttttccatggttgtctagcttcagttgactcatgatttcaactgttgaaattactaaaatctccacaaaaccccttctgatatatttttccatataaatatatttacgaatgtacagcttaagtaaatgatttagtCGGAAAGAAAAGTTTCTGccctgaattctctttttcttattcttgTTATATTAAATCTCGATTATACTTTTGAATGTGGTTATTTTACGGTGTTGTTATGTCAAAGGAACTacaaaaattaataaatgtgaaataAAAATTTGGTAAAACTGGGACGGTTGCATCAGCTCttcatttataaacaaatatttctgtATGTGATACAATCATACACTGAGCCAGTAGTTCGTTATTCTAACTTCAAATGGCGATGAACAAGACTGATTTCTATCCTCTTTCTTCTCTATTTGCTTATTTGAGACAAAAATGCAATAAATCTAAAAACTTTATTGATGAGAACCCAAGAAGAATTAGGATAATTCCTATTCGAATTCATTTAATGGTATACCGATTATTAGTTAAAGATTTTGTAAAACTTAACAAATATTGCTTGAATAAAAAATCGCATTGAATTATATAATATAATGTAAGTCATTTGAACGAAAATCACCTTAAACCAAAATGTaagattgatttattttattatgcATAACATGCCCAGAAATATGTGAACTTTAGATCTCTAAATTGTTGATAGTACTCGTTCCTTTTTGACATAATTAAGAAGTTCCAAATGTATTCACTGAAAAATTAACACATTAATAGTGAATGTTAAtactcactatatatatatatatatatatatatatatatatatatatatatatatatatatatatatatatatattaaagccAAGTTGGAAAAACTAACAATGAAATATGTACATACCGAacattaataaacaataaaaaacaaaattaatgcGAAATAGTCATGCCCATAAATGGAGCACCATTTCGTTTTAGATAATAACGCACTATGTCATGGTCAGATTAAATCTGGGTGGTAGACGTTTCGGTTACTTTTCTGGCTGGTTTGTTTATGGATCATAACCAAGATTGTGTACCTTGAGTTCAAGCGGAAACAATGGTTTTCTAGTCACCTGTTTTCATTCAGCAAATAAAGAAGTTCAGTTGAATGTTGGGTCAAATTAATCTTCGGGCATTGAAAATCTCTCTAAAGGGGTTTTGAGTTCAGATTCAATCGGATTCACTAGATAGTTTCAGTTGCATGCAATATATGTGTTATTGAATACTCTTGGTGGTGTTGAATTAACTGAGCTAAATGTTCTAATCAGAAAATTGTCATTGCCTGTTTAAGCAATATCAGAAGAGAGCTTCACATCTCCATCATCTGAAGCTTTATTCACCATGCAACAGATTAAGTGGGATGAAATGAGTTTTTTCAAACCATTTGTATATTCCCGGTTTGTTCACAGTGTCTATTAAGGTGCCGAATATAGGACTCTTAAAGATTATTCTTTCGGCAGCGATTGTAATGCAACTCAAATCCCAGGATAACCTACCTTACTATGGTCGAATTTCCAGTTTAACACTCACTGCAGAGTAACGAATCAACATTTCTACTTTTACAAGCGAATGTCAGTTATTTACACTAATTCATTGTTACATCGAACCATATTCAAAATTCTAACATGATTAAACAGTCGCTTAACTCATAGTTGTTTTTCGACCTtacttatattttatatttggGATTATCTTCTTGAAGAAGGTCGAACCAAACTGTGTAAAGAAACATCTGGATAGTTTGATTTCAGTTATGGTTTTCgtaaaaagttttatttttacGATTCACCATACCCAGTACCAAACTATTTcgaaattatttgtttaaaactgGTAGAATTCGCTTACGTAGTCATTAATTTATTAATCGGTCAACATTCTATTCAGATCAAATTTAGTCTATAACGACGAGGATTTACTGGTAATATAAACATTAACAGTACTGAAAATATGAATGTTCTTTTCATGATCTTTTAGAGACACTGATACTTGCGTTTCCATTACCAAAGATTTCATTGAACTTCTGAATATCCTAGTCTACTCCCTaactaattttatttctgtATAATAGAAATATcagaaagaggttttgtggagaatacAGTAATTTAATAGAAATATAATTAACCAGCCTTGTAACGAATAGTTAACCTCGTCTAAACTATCGAATAGATGTGATTGGTTGACATCTTGTCATAGTCCTTTTCTGATTGGTCAGCAGACCTGACCAATATACGATGAGAACGATGTGAGGAAGTTTCAAACTATTACAGATTAATTCCATTTATAATTATCATAAATGGATGAAATATACGATATTGATGATAGTTGTTTATTCaccactattactactacttcaCATGATCCCACTCAATCacaaaaaaataatgatgacCTTATCTTATTCCCAAGTATTAAATGCGGAACCTCTTATGATAGAAAGAAAAATGATCTACTATGGAAATTAACAACGCCGTTATCATCTTCATCTCCCTCAtcattaataacaacaacatCTCATTCATTAACATATTTAAACCGTCATCATTTTTCAAATGCCCATTCAAGAAATGTAACTAAACATCACGTTCAGCATCATCATCAACGAAATGCTCGTTTAAGTATAAATGCTAGAGAAAGACGACGAATGCATGATTTAAATGATGCATTAGATGATTTACGCAGTGTTATCCCGTATGCACACAGTCCATCTGTAAGAAAACTGTCAAAAATTGCTACATTGTTATTAGCGAAAAATTACATTCTAATGCAGGCAAATGCAATTGATGAATTATACAAATTAATCATACGTCTTAACTCACAAATTCAACAGTCAGActctttattattaaatgatgatCATAAAAGCATCACATTTGAACCTATCAAATCGAAATTACTGGATACTACTCACCTTGATAGCAACTGTAATATTCCAAGTAATGTTATGTATACATCTCCTGTCCACCCGATATCTTTCCCATCTCACCTACCTCCATGTTCAATGTCAAGTTCATCAGAAAACAATAAGTAAAACAAAGCACCTATCAATAAACTACTACATTttttcaataatgataataataacttaaaGATCTTCAGAGTTAAAGTGCAATATGGTTGGTCAGCTTAACTAATGATTTCACTAAACAATTTGAATGGATTTTCTTATAACATCTGTAAAAGTGTTTATTAGGGTATTATTTGACGTTTATTTCAATTGATATACGCTAACTGTTTAACTTTGAACTATAATTTGGAATGTTTTTAGATGGTTTATCAGTTAGTTTTTCTTCTGATCAATTTAGAATTTTGTCATTATTATGACTGATTTACATTCCTTTGTAACATGGCTCCAATGGGAGCCGTTTACATATATTAGTAATCAATTATAATTGAA comes from Schistosoma haematobium chromosome 3, whole genome shotgun sequence and encodes:
- a CDS encoding hypothetical protein (EggNog:ENOG410WGX5~COG:K), which translates into the protein MDEIYDIDDSCLFTTITTTSHDPTQSQKNNDDLILFPSIKCGTSYDRKKNDLLWKLTTPLSSSSPSSLITTTSHSLTYLNRHHFSNAHSRNVTKHHVQHHHQRNARLSINARERRRMHDLNDALDDLRSVIPYAHSPSVRKLSKIATLLLAKNYILMQANAIDELYKLIIRLNSQIQQSDSLLLNDDHKSITFEPIKSKLLDTTHLDSNCNIPSNVMYTSPVHPISFPSHLPPCSMSSSSENNK
- the GRB2_3 gene encoding Growth factor receptor-bound protein 2, variant 2 (EggNog:ENOG410V45N~COG:Q); translated protein: MSGISRVGKLLLPRTALLLCDIQEKFRPTISHFDAIVETSSRMLTAARMLGMRIVVTEMYPKGLGPTVKELGDLSGIPIISKRSFSMLTDEVANVLELGKQINSVLLCGIETHVCVQSTALDLIERGIQVHCIVDAVSSRNIVDRMFGFQRMSQSGVYLTTCESALLTILCGSDHPQFRDVQKIILKPSSDSGLLTGFNTPKIS